In the Theobroma cacao cultivar B97-61/B2 chromosome 1, Criollo_cocoa_genome_V2, whole genome shotgun sequence genome, one interval contains:
- the LOC18612424 gene encoding thymidine kinase: MDRVGSSHSQRVSGEVHVIIGPMFAGKTTCLLRRIMFEGNNGRNIALIKSSKDTRYATDSVVTHDGVKFPCWASSDLMSFRQKLGEDAYEKLDVIGIDEAQFFEDLYDFCCEAADQDGKTVIVAGLDADYLRRSFGSVLDIIPLADTITKLTARCEVCGKRAFFTFRKTEETKTELIGGADLYMPVCRQHYVNGQTVVEAARTVLESRKLHHQTDSSSHVEAAVSAL, translated from the exons ATGGATCGTGTGGGATCCTCCCATTCCCAACGTGTTTCCGGCGAGGTCCACGTCATCATCGGACCCATGTTCGCCGGCAAGACCACCTGTCTCCTCCGTCGGATCATGTTCGAAGGCAACAACGGCCG AAATATTGCACTgataaaatcaagcaaggaTACGAGGTACGCTACTGATTCAGTGGTAACTCACGATGGTGTGAAATTCCCATGTTGGGCTTCGTCGGATCTCATGTCGTTTCGACAGAAGCTCGGGGAAGATGCTTATGAAAAG CTGGATGTAATTGGTATAGACGAGGCCCAGTTTTTCGAAGATCTGTATGATTTCTGCTGCGAAGCTGCCGACCAAGATGGCAAAACTGTAATTGTTGCCGGCTTAGATGCGGATTATTTGAG AAGGAGCTTTGGGTCAGTGCTGGACATAATTCCTTTGGCAGATACCATAACAAAGTTGACAGCAAGATGTGAAGTGTGTGGGAAAAGGGCGTTTTTCACATTCAGGAAAACAGAGGAGACCAAGACAGAATTGATTGGGGGAGCAGATCTTTACATGCCTGTTTGTCGACAGCATTATGTCAATGGACAAACCGTTGTAGAAGCTGCCAGGACGGTGCTTGAATCAAGAAAACTTCATCATCAGACTGACTCATCATCTCATGTTGAAGCAGCTGTTTCAGCTCTTTAA